The Verrucomicrobium spinosum DSM 4136 = JCM 18804 genome includes a region encoding these proteins:
- a CDS encoding AMP-binding protein, whose amino-acid sequence MDADPQPTDLDRYPTLTPTGQRLLSFLKEHPHGPLYRNESGNRLLPEEVAHVRSFESEVAAAAIDWRAGEPPRWLEEFTASTYADVPHYRRQGAPPARFEDIPSLSRADLSRDIAAFVPDSVPVERMINFRTSGTSGHPLLLASHPVVAASYLAFHKRALRRFGITLLAGAGEVGVVLIGHQKKCFTYVSVTPTMNEAGLAKINLHPDDWRDPEDRAKYLDDLKAEVYTGDPISFAGLLTLPVTWRPRALLSTSMTLLPGLRQRLEERFQCPVLDLYSMNEAGPIAVADPAAGGHVLLQPRMYVEILDDEDRPLPPGERGEVTLTGGFNFCLPLLRYRTGDHAALDFSGPEPVLVGLQGRPPVRYRTTSGSWINNIEITHALRPLALPQWTMHQAADGTVTFRHAGMDSLNTDLRQVLQLLLGDGLRVHVEQQAFLDGKVIQYTSDLTDPATT is encoded by the coding sequence ATGGACGCCGATCCCCAGCCCACCGACCTGGACCGCTACCCCACCCTGACGCCGACGGGGCAGCGCCTGCTGAGCTTTCTGAAAGAGCACCCGCATGGCCCTCTCTACCGCAATGAAAGCGGCAACCGTCTCCTGCCCGAGGAGGTGGCGCACGTGCGGTCCTTTGAAAGCGAGGTGGCCGCGGCCGCCATCGACTGGCGTGCAGGGGAACCGCCCCGCTGGTTGGAGGAGTTCACCGCCAGCACCTATGCCGATGTGCCGCACTACCGCAGGCAAGGTGCGCCACCCGCGAGGTTCGAGGACATTCCCTCCCTCTCCCGCGCAGACCTGAGCCGGGACATCGCCGCCTTCGTGCCGGACAGCGTGCCGGTGGAGCGGATGATCAACTTCCGCACCAGCGGTACGAGCGGGCATCCCCTGCTGCTGGCCTCCCACCCCGTGGTCGCGGCCTCGTACCTGGCCTTTCACAAGCGGGCGCTGCGCCGCTTCGGCATCACGCTCCTGGCGGGCGCGGGCGAGGTGGGGGTGGTGCTGATCGGTCACCAGAAGAAGTGCTTCACCTATGTCTCCGTGACGCCCACGATGAATGAGGCGGGGCTGGCCAAGATCAACCTGCACCCGGACGACTGGCGCGATCCCGAGGACCGGGCGAAGTATCTGGATGACCTGAAGGCGGAAGTGTACACGGGCGATCCCATCTCCTTTGCCGGGCTCCTCACCCTGCCCGTCACCTGGCGACCGAGGGCGCTCCTGAGCACCTCCATGACGCTGCTGCCCGGGCTGCGCCAGCGGCTGGAGGAACGCTTCCAGTGCCCGGTGCTGGACCTGTACTCCATGAACGAGGCAGGTCCCATCGCCGTGGCAGATCCCGCCGCAGGCGGGCATGTGCTGCTGCAACCCCGCATGTATGTGGAGATCCTGGATGACGAAGACCGCCCGCTGCCCCCCGGCGAGCGCGGCGAGGTGACGCTGACAGGCGGCTTCAACTTCTGTCTGCCGCTGCTGAGATATCGCACCGGCGATCACGCGGCGCTGGACTTCAGCGGCCCGGAGCCGGTGCTGGTGGGCCTGCAGGGCAGGCCACCTGTGAGGTATCGAACCACCTCGGGTTCGTGGATCAACAACATCGAGATCACCCACGCCCTGCGCCCCCTGGCCCTGCCCCAATGGACCATGCATCAAGCAGCGGACGGCACGGTGACGTTCCGTCATGCGGGCATGGACTCTCTGAACACCGACCTGCGGCAGGTCCTGCAATTGCTCCTTGGCGACGGCCTGCGTGTCCATGTTGAACAACAAGCCTTCCTGGATGGCAAGGTCATCCAATACACCTCGGATCTCACCGATCCTGCCACCACATGA
- a CDS encoding radical SAM protein → MNPLASDSQDPLVVVWRVTERCNLRCPFCAYDARLERPRGVADPAEIRRFAAVLADWSQATGRPVLLSWLGGEPLLWKPLEALTRHCRDDLNLRLSTTTNGTTLHRAEVQAHLREYYTELTVSVDGPAALHDVLRGQAGLHDRLRTGVQALVRQKHLTGHGPLLRANVVLFRETVTAFPALCQSLADWRIEEITCNQLGGLDRPEYYPAHRLLPPQVDWLTARWPGWQQQLADQGVRLLGGAAYLHRLAMTAQGRHLPVADCQPGESFLFIDEAGRIAPCSYTPQAYGVPISALHTTGDLLSLPDRFRQLRRSHRAAACEDCHSTQVCAKFTTVEADVRSYG, encoded by the coding sequence GTGAACCCGCTGGCGTCAGATTCGCAAGATCCCCTGGTGGTGGTGTGGCGCGTGACGGAGCGCTGCAATCTGCGCTGCCCTTTTTGTGCCTATGATGCCCGGCTGGAGCGCCCGCGGGGCGTGGCGGATCCGGCAGAGATCCGCCGTTTTGCCGCCGTGCTGGCCGACTGGTCCCAGGCCACGGGCCGCCCGGTGCTGCTGAGCTGGCTGGGCGGAGAACCGCTGCTGTGGAAGCCGCTGGAGGCGCTCACCCGCCACTGCCGGGACGATCTGAACCTGCGCCTCAGCACGACGACGAACGGCACCACCCTGCATCGCGCCGAAGTGCAGGCCCATCTCCGGGAATACTACACCGAGCTGACGGTGAGCGTGGACGGCCCTGCCGCCCTGCACGATGTCCTGCGTGGACAAGCCGGGCTGCATGACCGCCTGCGCACCGGCGTGCAGGCCCTGGTGCGGCAGAAACACCTCACGGGCCACGGCCCCCTGCTGCGGGCGAATGTGGTGCTCTTCCGGGAGACAGTGACCGCCTTCCCCGCGCTCTGCCAGAGTCTCGCGGACTGGCGCATCGAGGAAATCACCTGCAACCAGCTCGGCGGTCTGGACCGGCCGGAGTATTACCCGGCCCACCGGCTGCTCCCGCCCCAGGTGGACTGGCTGACCGCCCGCTGGCCTGGCTGGCAGCAGCAGCTGGCTGATCAAGGAGTGCGCCTGCTGGGCGGGGCTGCCTATCTGCACCGGCTGGCCATGACCGCCCAGGGCCGCCATCTGCCCGTGGCAGACTGTCAACCGGGAGAGAGCTTTCTCTTCATAGATGAAGCCGGCCGCATCGCCCCCTGTAGCTACACGCCGCAGGCCTATGGCGTGCCCATCTCAGCCTTGCATACGACAGGGGATCTGTTGTCCCTGCCGGACCGCTTTCGTCAACTGCGCCGCAGTCACCGTGCCGCCGCCTGCGAAGACTGTCACAGCACCCAGGTTTGTGCGAAGTTCACGACTGTCGAGGCAGACGTCAGAAGTTATGGGTGA
- a CDS encoding AAA family ATPase, with product MALRDLFQRLSQAPTNPHTAPVSRQFDVADLYRGPVSDTAATGTGGGLPLDEKLRQAYFWIVNTAIISPHYDVEYNTEQPRSFVLGDSKSRLTLPSSQSYSSFVLLPLLTFATRRKCLFIGGPGRGKTASALLMGVLGGYPVREVRRAMLHGHPQMTIADLLGNPLPADLVNAQDIKDIRIAWRGWLDMRVKIIDEYNRIPTRTQSALLTVMGDNYAEIMDQIHECPEAAWFLTANDDQGGGTYQVIEALRDRIDVVVQALAFNPRFLSDLVTRIEERIRPEEVVPKQIIFTETEIDRLQDEIRAVALPVQVRRRLEFFTSQFEFCEVAGEQFEYKTKDTARLAGVEWATLTARDTGRDKIKDLGCQTRNGLSVRALMTIIHYAKAIAYFRGNPEVELEDLRQILPFVLFDKLVQDVDAPFFESPGNTAFRSDRVGWLRRVFDLSCAEYDRLNLDRDDPVAQLASEFRLGLDGVAESEVASRLVKIERLITDWARGNKLYGHLYDDMLKLKYLHQRYTNYLRWLKTR from the coding sequence ATGGCCTTGCGAGATCTCTTTCAACGCCTGTCCCAGGCTCCTACGAACCCCCACACCGCCCCGGTCAGCCGGCAGTTTGATGTGGCTGATCTCTACCGGGGGCCGGTGTCCGACACCGCCGCGACCGGCACGGGCGGAGGACTGCCGCTGGATGAGAAACTGCGGCAGGCGTACTTCTGGATCGTCAACACGGCGATCATCAGCCCGCACTATGATGTGGAGTACAACACGGAGCAGCCCCGCTCCTTTGTGCTGGGCGACTCCAAGAGCCGGCTGACGCTCCCTTCCTCGCAGAGCTACTCCAGCTTTGTGCTGCTGCCGCTGCTGACCTTCGCCACGCGGCGCAAGTGCCTCTTCATCGGCGGACCAGGCCGGGGCAAAACGGCGAGCGCCCTGCTCATGGGCGTGCTGGGCGGTTATCCGGTGCGGGAGGTGCGGCGGGCCATGCTGCATGGACATCCGCAGATGACCATCGCCGACCTGCTGGGCAACCCGCTGCCGGCGGACCTGGTGAACGCCCAGGACATCAAGGACATCCGCATCGCCTGGCGCGGCTGGCTGGACATGCGGGTGAAGATCATCGACGAATACAACCGCATCCCCACCCGCACGCAGAGCGCCCTGCTGACGGTGATGGGCGACAACTACGCGGAGATCATGGACCAAATCCATGAGTGCCCGGAAGCGGCGTGGTTCCTGACAGCGAACGACGACCAGGGAGGTGGCACGTACCAGGTGATTGAGGCGTTGCGCGACCGTATCGACGTGGTGGTGCAGGCGCTGGCCTTCAACCCCCGATTCCTGTCTGATCTCGTGACACGGATCGAGGAAAGGATCCGCCCCGAGGAAGTCGTGCCCAAGCAGATCATCTTCACCGAGACCGAGATCGACCGCTTGCAGGATGAGATCCGCGCCGTGGCGCTGCCGGTACAGGTGCGGCGGCGGCTGGAGTTCTTCACCAGCCAGTTCGAGTTCTGCGAGGTGGCAGGCGAGCAGTTCGAGTACAAGACGAAGGACACCGCCCGCCTGGCCGGGGTGGAATGGGCCACGCTCACCGCCCGCGACACGGGGCGGGACAAGATCAAGGACCTGGGCTGCCAGACGCGCAACGGTCTCTCTGTCCGCGCGCTCATGACGATCATCCACTACGCCAAGGCGATCGCCTACTTCCGTGGGAATCCCGAAGTGGAGCTGGAGGACCTGCGGCAGATCCTGCCGTTTGTGCTGTTCGACAAGCTCGTGCAGGACGTGGATGCGCCGTTCTTCGAAAGCCCGGGCAACACCGCCTTCCGCTCCGACCGGGTGGGCTGGCTGCGCCGGGTCTTCGACCTGAGCTGTGCGGAGTACGACCGCCTGAACCTGGATCGCGACGATCCCGTGGCGCAACTGGCCAGCGAGTTCCGCCTGGGGCTGGACGGCGTGGCCGAATCCGAAGTGGCCTCCCGCCTCGTGAAGATCGAGCGCCTCATCACCGACTGGGCCCGGGGCAACAAGCTGTACGGCCATCTCTACGACGACATGCTGAAACTGAAATACCTGCACCAGCGTTACACGAACTACCTGCGCTGGCTGAAGACCCGGTGA
- a CDS encoding DUF4412 domain-containing protein, with protein MTHTHKFLSPLFGLALSTAALLTPAATQAGLIMEQTMEGSEAPSQTTMRIQNGMIRTDISEELSTIADTKAGEVMTIIHPAKMVSVISQPKGEAAPKLPNVPTPKYTATGMTEKVDGYECNIVKMEMGEMTSTFWVAKSYPDYDKIKAEMATIKPASGAPETPKELEGLILKTSTVGPKYLGIVTIKSVKIEEIPADVFKAPTGYTVSRQ; from the coding sequence ATGACTCACACCCACAAGTTCCTTTCCCCTCTCTTCGGCCTCGCCCTGAGCACCGCCGCCCTGCTGACTCCTGCCGCCACGCAGGCCGGACTGATCATGGAACAGACCATGGAGGGCTCGGAGGCGCCGAGCCAGACGACGATGCGCATTCAGAACGGGATGATCCGCACGGATATCAGTGAGGAGCTTTCCACGATCGCGGACACGAAGGCGGGGGAGGTGATGACCATCATCCACCCGGCCAAGATGGTGTCGGTGATCAGCCAGCCGAAGGGCGAGGCGGCCCCGAAGCTCCCGAACGTGCCCACCCCCAAGTACACGGCGACGGGCATGACCGAGAAGGTGGACGGATACGAATGCAACATTGTGAAAATGGAGATGGGGGAGATGACATCCACCTTCTGGGTGGCCAAGTCCTACCCCGACTATGACAAGATCAAGGCCGAGATGGCGACAATCAAGCCGGCCAGTGGCGCGCCTGAGACTCCGAAGGAACTGGAAGGCCTGATCCTGAAAACCAGCACGGTGGGCCCGAAGTACCTGGGCATCGTCACGATCAAGTCCGTGAAGATCGAGGAAATACCCGCAGACGTGTTCAAGGCTCCGACCGGGTACACGGTGAGCCGCCAGTGA